The proteins below are encoded in one region of Apium graveolens cultivar Ventura chromosome 4, ASM990537v1, whole genome shotgun sequence:
- the LOC141717944 gene encoding uncharacterized protein LOC141717944 isoform X4, whose product MEALQATDVTLQKNSSSSPMLHPDWVISTNPRKKKKKKTNNSNSLVNDVTLQRNSTGSDKVPSDNDLKKKKKRKRGGKNLNALIDVNFIQQPVDATCLLTDSRLEQCNIQVDDCDNIQKTSFSNLSLSNDSNITGRISGVIVDSRTTLQVKVNQVPVPNANPVSIIGEHKDQVCANNGPKELSLDAPLDKKKRKKKKKNLNTLVSSIIIPSTSVMGDPKSMQHITEQLVSQEMPQNKYETKDRIYSGEDSSGIIDAKVDKISVSQNMGPIHKVAGRDDLACGVETGNMVMVPVQAWKTKRKKKKKNLTMLVSSVIIPSNSVKGAPEVVPTESTEQSIQHSTEQVISQGIQQNEYATKDKNCSGEDSPSIHNAKVDKILVSQDMNPVHEVAGDDYLARGADICGKMVMVPLQAQKIKRKKKKKNLHTLVSSVIMPSTYDMADPELMQHSTEQGVSQGIHQNECETKDKNCNGEDSSGIVDGKVDELSVSPGKAVGNIHKGKKRKRKIRGNNVILEPEEVVISSNDLSEEQHVKRAKLNADQNVGIGRMLPGSVPKKLLVLDLNGLLADVVGDNSVTIKADGHVAGKKIFKRPFCEDFLQFCFNRFTVGVWSSRRKENVDKVLQVLMPEEDRSKLAFVWLC is encoded by the exons GCCTTACAAGCTACTGATGTCACGTTGCAAAAAAATTCATCAAGTTCGCCAATGTTACACCCCGATTGGGTTATTTCGACAAATCCacgaaagaaaaagaagaagaaaacaAACAACTCCAATTCCCTTGTGAATGATGTTACACTGCAAAGAAATTCGACAGGTTCGGACAAGGTACCTTCTGATAACgatttgaaaaagaaaaagaaaagaaagagaggtGGCAAGAACTTGAATGCCCTCATAGATGTTAATTTTATTCAGCAGCCTGTCGATGCTACTTGTTTACTGACAGATTCTAGATTAGAGCAGTGTAATATACAAGTTGATGATTGTGACAATATCCAAAAGACAAGTTTTAGTAATTTGTCTTTAAGTAATGATAGTAACATCACTGGTAGGATTAGTGGTGTAATAGTTGATTCTAGGACTACTCTCCAAGTAAAAGTTAACCAAGTTCCTGTACCTAATGCGAACCCTGTATCTATCATTGGGGAACACAAGGACCAGGTGTGCGCTAATAATGGCCCCAAGGAGTTAAGTTTGGATGCACCACTGGACaagaagaagagaaagaagaaaaagaagaatctGAATACGTTGGTAAGTAGTATTATAATTCCCAGTACATCTGTAATGGGTGATCCCAAATCAATGCAGCATATCACGGAACAGCTGGTATCACAAGAAATGCCCCAGAATAAATATGAAACTAAGGATAGAATTTACAGTGGCGAGGATAGCTCTGGCATAAttgatgctaaagtagataaGATTTCAGTATCTCAAAATATGGGCCCAATTCATAAAGTTGCAGGACGCGATGACCTGGCTTGCGGTGTTGAAACCGGAAATATGGTCATGGTTCCGGTGCAGGCTTGGAAAacgaaaagaaaaaagaaaaagaagaatctGACTATGTTGGTAAGTAGTGTGATTATACCCAGTAACTCTGTAAAGGGTGCTCCGGAAGTAGTTCCTACGGAATCCACTGAACAATCGATTCAGCATAGTACAGAACAGGTGATATCTCAAGGAATCCAGCAAAATGAATATGCAACTAAGGATAAAAATTGCAGTGGCGAGGATAGCCCTAGCATACATAATGCTAAAGTAGATAAGATTTTAGTATCACAGGATATGAACCCAGTTCATGAAGTTGCAGGAGACGATTACCTGGCACGTGGTGCTGATATCTGTGGAAAAATGGTCATGGTTCCGCTGCAGGCACagaaaattaaaagaaaaaagaaaaagaagaatctGCATACGTTGGTAAGTAGTGTGATTATGCCCAGTACATATGATATGGCTGATCCTGAATTGATGCAGCATAGCACAGAACAGGGAGTATCACAAGGAATCCACCAGAATGAGTGTGAAACTAAGGATAAAAATTGCAATGGTGAGGATAGCTCTGGCATAGTTGATGGTAAAGTAGATGAGCTCTCGGTATCTCCAGGAAAAGCTGTGGGCAATATTCATAAagggaagaaaagaaaaagaaagatcCGAGGGAATAACGTGATCCTGGAACCTGAAGAGGTTGTAATCTCCTCTAATGATCTCTCGGAAGAGCAGCATGTTAAAAGGGCTAAACTGAATGCTGACCAAAATGTGGGCATTGGAAGAATGCTTCCTGGTTCTGTTCCAAAAAAACTTCTTGTACTTGATTTGAATGGGCTTCTTGCTGATGTTGTTGGGGATAACTCAGTAACAATCAAAGCTGACGGTCATGTAGCGGGGAAAAAAA TATTCAAGAGGCCCTTCTGTGAGGATTTTCTGCAGTTTTGCTTCAACAGATTTACTGTAGGAGTTTGGTCATCTAGAAGAAA GGAAAATGTGGATAAGGTTCTCCAAGTTCTTATGCCAGAAGAGGACAGGTCAAAACTGGCTTTTGTATGG CTTTGCTGA
- the LOC141717944 gene encoding uncharacterized protein LOC141717944 isoform X3, whose product MEALQATDVTLQKNSSSSPMLHPDWVISTNPRKKKKKKTNNSNSLVNDVTLQRNSTGSDKVPSDNDLKKKKKRKRGGKNLNALIDVNFIQQPVDATCLLTDSRLEQCNIQVDDCDNIQKTSFSNLSLSNDSNITGRISGVIVDSRTTLQVKVNQVPVPNANPVSIIGEHKDQVCANNGPKELSLDAPLDKKKRKKKKKNLNTLVSSIIIPSTSVMGDPKSMQHITEQLVSQEMPQNKYETKDRIYSGEDSSGIIDAKVDKISVSQNMGPIHKVAGRDDLACGVETGNMVMVPVQAWKTKRKKKKKNLTMLVSSVIIPSNSVKGAPEVVPTESTEQSIQHSTEQVISQGIQQNEYATKDKNCSGEDSPSIHNAKVDKILVSQDMNPVHEVAGDDYLARGADICGKMVMVPLQAQKIKRKKKKKNLHTLVSSVIMPSTYDMADPELMQHSTEQGVSQGIHQNECETKDKNCNGEDSSGIVDGKVDELSVSPGKAVGNIHKGKKRKRKIRGNNVILEPEEVVISSNDLSEEQHVKRAKLNADQNVGIGRMLPGSVPKKLLVLDLNGLLADVVGDNSVTIKADGHVAGKKIFKRPFCEDFLQFCFNRFTVGVWSSRRKENVDKVLQVLMPEEDRSKLAFVWNQSHCTRTGFQTLENIDKPLFLKELPKLWKIENRKFSFKVVDYDKSNTLLLDDSPYKALLNPPYTAIFPTPYQYQDQNDAGLVLHGTWVVPGRGTSSGTWDVDVKESGSQDMEAIFVFIWRV is encoded by the exons GCCTTACAAGCTACTGATGTCACGTTGCAAAAAAATTCATCAAGTTCGCCAATGTTACACCCCGATTGGGTTATTTCGACAAATCCacgaaagaaaaagaagaagaaaacaAACAACTCCAATTCCCTTGTGAATGATGTTACACTGCAAAGAAATTCGACAGGTTCGGACAAGGTACCTTCTGATAACgatttgaaaaagaaaaagaaaagaaagagaggtGGCAAGAACTTGAATGCCCTCATAGATGTTAATTTTATTCAGCAGCCTGTCGATGCTACTTGTTTACTGACAGATTCTAGATTAGAGCAGTGTAATATACAAGTTGATGATTGTGACAATATCCAAAAGACAAGTTTTAGTAATTTGTCTTTAAGTAATGATAGTAACATCACTGGTAGGATTAGTGGTGTAATAGTTGATTCTAGGACTACTCTCCAAGTAAAAGTTAACCAAGTTCCTGTACCTAATGCGAACCCTGTATCTATCATTGGGGAACACAAGGACCAGGTGTGCGCTAATAATGGCCCCAAGGAGTTAAGTTTGGATGCACCACTGGACaagaagaagagaaagaagaaaaagaagaatctGAATACGTTGGTAAGTAGTATTATAATTCCCAGTACATCTGTAATGGGTGATCCCAAATCAATGCAGCATATCACGGAACAGCTGGTATCACAAGAAATGCCCCAGAATAAATATGAAACTAAGGATAGAATTTACAGTGGCGAGGATAGCTCTGGCATAAttgatgctaaagtagataaGATTTCAGTATCTCAAAATATGGGCCCAATTCATAAAGTTGCAGGACGCGATGACCTGGCTTGCGGTGTTGAAACCGGAAATATGGTCATGGTTCCGGTGCAGGCTTGGAAAacgaaaagaaaaaagaaaaagaagaatctGACTATGTTGGTAAGTAGTGTGATTATACCCAGTAACTCTGTAAAGGGTGCTCCGGAAGTAGTTCCTACGGAATCCACTGAACAATCGATTCAGCATAGTACAGAACAGGTGATATCTCAAGGAATCCAGCAAAATGAATATGCAACTAAGGATAAAAATTGCAGTGGCGAGGATAGCCCTAGCATACATAATGCTAAAGTAGATAAGATTTTAGTATCACAGGATATGAACCCAGTTCATGAAGTTGCAGGAGACGATTACCTGGCACGTGGTGCTGATATCTGTGGAAAAATGGTCATGGTTCCGCTGCAGGCACagaaaattaaaagaaaaaagaaaaagaagaatctGCATACGTTGGTAAGTAGTGTGATTATGCCCAGTACATATGATATGGCTGATCCTGAATTGATGCAGCATAGCACAGAACAGGGAGTATCACAAGGAATCCACCAGAATGAGTGTGAAACTAAGGATAAAAATTGCAATGGTGAGGATAGCTCTGGCATAGTTGATGGTAAAGTAGATGAGCTCTCGGTATCTCCAGGAAAAGCTGTGGGCAATATTCATAAagggaagaaaagaaaaagaaagatcCGAGGGAATAACGTGATCCTGGAACCTGAAGAGGTTGTAATCTCCTCTAATGATCTCTCGGAAGAGCAGCATGTTAAAAGGGCTAAACTGAATGCTGACCAAAATGTGGGCATTGGAAGAATGCTTCCTGGTTCTGTTCCAAAAAAACTTCTTGTACTTGATTTGAATGGGCTTCTTGCTGATGTTGTTGGGGATAACTCAGTAACAATCAAAGCTGACGGTCATGTAGCGGGGAAAAAAA TATTCAAGAGGCCCTTCTGTGAGGATTTTCTGCAGTTTTGCTTCAACAGATTTACTGTAGGAGTTTGGTCATCTAGAAGAAA GGAAAATGTGGATAAGGTTCTCCAAGTTCTTATGCCAGAAGAGGACAGGTCAAAACTGGCTTTTGTATGG AATCAAAGCCACTGTACTCGGACAGGTTTCCAAACTCTTGAAAACATAGACAAGCCTCTGTTTTTGAAGGAACTTCCGAAACTGTGGAAAATTGAAAATAGAAAATTTTCATTCAAGGTTGTAGATTATGATAAATCAAACACACTGTTGCTGGATGATTCTCCGTATAAAGCCTTGCTGAACCCT CCATACACAGCAATCTTTCCCACTCCATACCAATACCAGGATCAAAATGATGCTGGATTAG TGTTGCACGGGACGTGGGTCGTTCCGGGACGGGGTACGAGTTCAGGTACGTGGGACGTGGATGTAAAGGAATCGGGTTCGCAG
- the LOC141717944 gene encoding uncharacterized protein LOC141717944 isoform X2: MEALQATDVTLQKNSSSSPMLHPDWVISTNPRKKKKKKTNNSNSLVNDVTLQRNSTGSDKVPSDNDLKKKKKRKRGGKNLNALIDVNFIQQPVDATCLLTDSRLEQCNIQVDDCDNIQKTSFSNLSLSNDSNITGRISGVIVDSRTTLQVKVNQVPVPNANPVSIIGEHKDQVCANNGPKELSLDAPLDKKKRKKKKKNLNTLVSSIIIPSTSVMGDPKSMQHITEQLVSQEMPQNKYETKDRIYSGEDSSGIIDAKVDKISVSQNMGPIHKVAGRDDLACGVETGNMVMVPVQAWKTKRKKKKKNLTMLVSSVIIPSNSVKGAPEVVPTESTEQSIQHSTEQVISQGIQQNEYATKDKNCSGEDSPSIHNAKVDKILVSQDMNPVHEVAGDDYLARGADICGKMVMVPLQAQKIKRKKKKKNLHTLVSSVIMPSTYDMADPELMQHSTEQGVSQGIHQNECETKDKNCNGEDSSGIVDGKVDELSVSPGKAVGNIHKGKKRKRKIRGNNVILEPEEVVISSNDLSEEQHVKRAKLNADQNVGIGRMLPGSVPKKLLVLDLNGLLADVVGDNSVTIKADGHVAGKKIFKRPFCEDFLQFCFNRFTVGVWSSRRKENVDKVLQVLMPEEDRSKLAFVWNQSHCTRTGFQTLENIDKPLFLKELPKLWKIENRKFSFKVVDYDKSNTLLLDDSPYKALLNPPYTAIFPTPYQYQDQNDAGLGHGGDLRVYLEGLALAEDVQEYVEQNPFGQKPIIKSDPSWSFYAEVIRNMSKKRRRKRLRNK, translated from the exons GCCTTACAAGCTACTGATGTCACGTTGCAAAAAAATTCATCAAGTTCGCCAATGTTACACCCCGATTGGGTTATTTCGACAAATCCacgaaagaaaaagaagaagaaaacaAACAACTCCAATTCCCTTGTGAATGATGTTACACTGCAAAGAAATTCGACAGGTTCGGACAAGGTACCTTCTGATAACgatttgaaaaagaaaaagaaaagaaagagaggtGGCAAGAACTTGAATGCCCTCATAGATGTTAATTTTATTCAGCAGCCTGTCGATGCTACTTGTTTACTGACAGATTCTAGATTAGAGCAGTGTAATATACAAGTTGATGATTGTGACAATATCCAAAAGACAAGTTTTAGTAATTTGTCTTTAAGTAATGATAGTAACATCACTGGTAGGATTAGTGGTGTAATAGTTGATTCTAGGACTACTCTCCAAGTAAAAGTTAACCAAGTTCCTGTACCTAATGCGAACCCTGTATCTATCATTGGGGAACACAAGGACCAGGTGTGCGCTAATAATGGCCCCAAGGAGTTAAGTTTGGATGCACCACTGGACaagaagaagagaaagaagaaaaagaagaatctGAATACGTTGGTAAGTAGTATTATAATTCCCAGTACATCTGTAATGGGTGATCCCAAATCAATGCAGCATATCACGGAACAGCTGGTATCACAAGAAATGCCCCAGAATAAATATGAAACTAAGGATAGAATTTACAGTGGCGAGGATAGCTCTGGCATAAttgatgctaaagtagataaGATTTCAGTATCTCAAAATATGGGCCCAATTCATAAAGTTGCAGGACGCGATGACCTGGCTTGCGGTGTTGAAACCGGAAATATGGTCATGGTTCCGGTGCAGGCTTGGAAAacgaaaagaaaaaagaaaaagaagaatctGACTATGTTGGTAAGTAGTGTGATTATACCCAGTAACTCTGTAAAGGGTGCTCCGGAAGTAGTTCCTACGGAATCCACTGAACAATCGATTCAGCATAGTACAGAACAGGTGATATCTCAAGGAATCCAGCAAAATGAATATGCAACTAAGGATAAAAATTGCAGTGGCGAGGATAGCCCTAGCATACATAATGCTAAAGTAGATAAGATTTTAGTATCACAGGATATGAACCCAGTTCATGAAGTTGCAGGAGACGATTACCTGGCACGTGGTGCTGATATCTGTGGAAAAATGGTCATGGTTCCGCTGCAGGCACagaaaattaaaagaaaaaagaaaaagaagaatctGCATACGTTGGTAAGTAGTGTGATTATGCCCAGTACATATGATATGGCTGATCCTGAATTGATGCAGCATAGCACAGAACAGGGAGTATCACAAGGAATCCACCAGAATGAGTGTGAAACTAAGGATAAAAATTGCAATGGTGAGGATAGCTCTGGCATAGTTGATGGTAAAGTAGATGAGCTCTCGGTATCTCCAGGAAAAGCTGTGGGCAATATTCATAAagggaagaaaagaaaaagaaagatcCGAGGGAATAACGTGATCCTGGAACCTGAAGAGGTTGTAATCTCCTCTAATGATCTCTCGGAAGAGCAGCATGTTAAAAGGGCTAAACTGAATGCTGACCAAAATGTGGGCATTGGAAGAATGCTTCCTGGTTCTGTTCCAAAAAAACTTCTTGTACTTGATTTGAATGGGCTTCTTGCTGATGTTGTTGGGGATAACTCAGTAACAATCAAAGCTGACGGTCATGTAGCGGGGAAAAAAA TATTCAAGAGGCCCTTCTGTGAGGATTTTCTGCAGTTTTGCTTCAACAGATTTACTGTAGGAGTTTGGTCATCTAGAAGAAA GGAAAATGTGGATAAGGTTCTCCAAGTTCTTATGCCAGAAGAGGACAGGTCAAAACTGGCTTTTGTATGG AATCAAAGCCACTGTACTCGGACAGGTTTCCAAACTCTTGAAAACATAGACAAGCCTCTGTTTTTGAAGGAACTTCCGAAACTGTGGAAAATTGAAAATAGAAAATTTTCATTCAAGGTTGTAGATTATGATAAATCAAACACACTGTTGCTGGATGATTCTCCGTATAAAGCCTTGCTGAACCCT CCATACACAGCAATCTTTCCCACTCCATACCAATACCAGGATCAAAATGATGCTGGATTAG
- the LOC141717944 gene encoding uncharacterized protein LOC141717944 isoform X1, with the protein MEALQATDVTLQKNSSSSPMLHPDWVISTNPRKKKKKKTNNSNSLVNDVTLQRNSTGSDKVPSDNDLKKKKKRKRGGKNLNALIDVNFIQQPVDATCLLTDSRLEQCNIQVDDCDNIQKTSFSNLSLSNDSNITGRISGVIVDSRTTLQVKVNQVPVPNANPVSIIGEHKDQVCANNGPKELSLDAPLDKKKRKKKKKNLNTLVSSIIIPSTSVMGDPKSMQHITEQLVSQEMPQNKYETKDRIYSGEDSSGIIDAKVDKISVSQNMGPIHKVAGRDDLACGVETGNMVMVPVQAWKTKRKKKKKNLTMLVSSVIIPSNSVKGAPEVVPTESTEQSIQHSTEQVISQGIQQNEYATKDKNCSGEDSPSIHNAKVDKILVSQDMNPVHEVAGDDYLARGADICGKMVMVPLQAQKIKRKKKKKNLHTLVSSVIMPSTYDMADPELMQHSTEQGVSQGIHQNECETKDKNCNGEDSSGIVDGKVDELSVSPGKAVGNIHKGKKRKRKIRGNNVILEPEEVVISSNDLSEEQHVKRAKLNADQNVGIGRMLPGSVPKKLLVLDLNGLLADVVGDNSVTIKADGHVAGKKIFKRPFCEDFLQFCFNRFTVGVWSSRRKENVDKVLQVLMPEEDRSKLAFVWNQSHCTRTGFQTLENIDKPLFLKELPKLWKIENRKFSFKVVDYDKSNTLLLDDSPYKALLNPPYTAIFPTPYQYQDQNDAGLAGHGGDLRVYLEGLALAEDVQEYVEQNPFGQKPIIKSDPSWSFYAEVIRNMSKKRRRKRLRNK; encoded by the exons GCCTTACAAGCTACTGATGTCACGTTGCAAAAAAATTCATCAAGTTCGCCAATGTTACACCCCGATTGGGTTATTTCGACAAATCCacgaaagaaaaagaagaagaaaacaAACAACTCCAATTCCCTTGTGAATGATGTTACACTGCAAAGAAATTCGACAGGTTCGGACAAGGTACCTTCTGATAACgatttgaaaaagaaaaagaaaagaaagagaggtGGCAAGAACTTGAATGCCCTCATAGATGTTAATTTTATTCAGCAGCCTGTCGATGCTACTTGTTTACTGACAGATTCTAGATTAGAGCAGTGTAATATACAAGTTGATGATTGTGACAATATCCAAAAGACAAGTTTTAGTAATTTGTCTTTAAGTAATGATAGTAACATCACTGGTAGGATTAGTGGTGTAATAGTTGATTCTAGGACTACTCTCCAAGTAAAAGTTAACCAAGTTCCTGTACCTAATGCGAACCCTGTATCTATCATTGGGGAACACAAGGACCAGGTGTGCGCTAATAATGGCCCCAAGGAGTTAAGTTTGGATGCACCACTGGACaagaagaagagaaagaagaaaaagaagaatctGAATACGTTGGTAAGTAGTATTATAATTCCCAGTACATCTGTAATGGGTGATCCCAAATCAATGCAGCATATCACGGAACAGCTGGTATCACAAGAAATGCCCCAGAATAAATATGAAACTAAGGATAGAATTTACAGTGGCGAGGATAGCTCTGGCATAAttgatgctaaagtagataaGATTTCAGTATCTCAAAATATGGGCCCAATTCATAAAGTTGCAGGACGCGATGACCTGGCTTGCGGTGTTGAAACCGGAAATATGGTCATGGTTCCGGTGCAGGCTTGGAAAacgaaaagaaaaaagaaaaagaagaatctGACTATGTTGGTAAGTAGTGTGATTATACCCAGTAACTCTGTAAAGGGTGCTCCGGAAGTAGTTCCTACGGAATCCACTGAACAATCGATTCAGCATAGTACAGAACAGGTGATATCTCAAGGAATCCAGCAAAATGAATATGCAACTAAGGATAAAAATTGCAGTGGCGAGGATAGCCCTAGCATACATAATGCTAAAGTAGATAAGATTTTAGTATCACAGGATATGAACCCAGTTCATGAAGTTGCAGGAGACGATTACCTGGCACGTGGTGCTGATATCTGTGGAAAAATGGTCATGGTTCCGCTGCAGGCACagaaaattaaaagaaaaaagaaaaagaagaatctGCATACGTTGGTAAGTAGTGTGATTATGCCCAGTACATATGATATGGCTGATCCTGAATTGATGCAGCATAGCACAGAACAGGGAGTATCACAAGGAATCCACCAGAATGAGTGTGAAACTAAGGATAAAAATTGCAATGGTGAGGATAGCTCTGGCATAGTTGATGGTAAAGTAGATGAGCTCTCGGTATCTCCAGGAAAAGCTGTGGGCAATATTCATAAagggaagaaaagaaaaagaaagatcCGAGGGAATAACGTGATCCTGGAACCTGAAGAGGTTGTAATCTCCTCTAATGATCTCTCGGAAGAGCAGCATGTTAAAAGGGCTAAACTGAATGCTGACCAAAATGTGGGCATTGGAAGAATGCTTCCTGGTTCTGTTCCAAAAAAACTTCTTGTACTTGATTTGAATGGGCTTCTTGCTGATGTTGTTGGGGATAACTCAGTAACAATCAAAGCTGACGGTCATGTAGCGGGGAAAAAAA TATTCAAGAGGCCCTTCTGTGAGGATTTTCTGCAGTTTTGCTTCAACAGATTTACTGTAGGAGTTTGGTCATCTAGAAGAAA GGAAAATGTGGATAAGGTTCTCCAAGTTCTTATGCCAGAAGAGGACAGGTCAAAACTGGCTTTTGTATGG AATCAAAGCCACTGTACTCGGACAGGTTTCCAAACTCTTGAAAACATAGACAAGCCTCTGTTTTTGAAGGAACTTCCGAAACTGTGGAAAATTGAAAATAGAAAATTTTCATTCAAGGTTGTAGATTATGATAAATCAAACACACTGTTGCTGGATGATTCTCCGTATAAAGCCTTGCTGAACCCT CCATACACAGCAATCTTTCCCACTCCATACCAATACCAGGATCAAAATGATGCTGGATTAG